A region from the Mucilaginibacter sp. CSA2-8R genome encodes:
- a CDS encoding dicarboxylate/amino acid:cation symporter produces the protein MNNFYKNYSGIIWLLTGILCGSIAGLFLGKQVEVLKPVGDIFLNLLFTAVIPLVFFAIASAIAGLEPGKKLSRIMGVMSLVFLGTVVTAACITILAVWLFPIHEQLPGAKLTEHISEQPIGNQITQMFTTGEFYELLSRKNMLAMIIFSVIIGFGALRAGEKGGAFTRFLHAGNEVFKQVFIIIMKLGPLGLGAYFAYQVGVFGPQLFGAYARSLGLYYATGAFYFVVMFSVYAFTAGGVKGIRRFWRNNIIPSATAVGTCSSIATIPANMDAAKKIGIPVVIANVTIPLGATLHKDGSSISSIIKMAVVFALFGKSFNGVDTILLALAMTVLVSMVEGGIPNGGYVGELLFIAAYGFPPEALPPAMIIGTLVDPMATLLNATGDNVAAMMIARFTEGKGWMIKDDEQPVISA, from the coding sequence ATGAACAATTTTTACAAAAACTACAGCGGAATAATCTGGCTGCTGACCGGCATTTTATGCGGCAGTATAGCCGGTTTGTTTTTAGGCAAGCAGGTAGAGGTGCTTAAACCTGTGGGCGATATATTTTTAAATTTGCTATTTACCGCGGTAATACCATTGGTGTTTTTTGCTATAGCATCGGCCATTGCTGGCTTAGAACCTGGTAAAAAGCTGAGCCGGATTATGGGCGTAATGTCGCTGGTGTTTTTGGGTACGGTAGTAACTGCGGCTTGTATTACCATACTGGCTGTTTGGCTGTTTCCTATACACGAGCAACTTCCCGGAGCAAAACTAACCGAGCACATCAGCGAGCAGCCTATTGGTAACCAAATAACCCAAATGTTTACTACCGGCGAGTTTTACGAATTACTATCGCGCAAAAATATGCTGGCCATGATTATATTTTCGGTAATTATCGGGTTCGGGGCTTTGCGCGCCGGAGAGAAGGGTGGAGCATTTACCCGCTTTTTACATGCCGGAAATGAAGTTTTTAAACAAGTATTTATCATCATCATGAAGCTGGGACCATTAGGTTTAGGGGCTTACTTTGCTTACCAGGTAGGGGTATTTGGTCCGCAGTTGTTTGGAGCTTATGCCCGATCTTTGGGTTTATACTACGCTACCGGGGCCTTTTATTTTGTGGTGATGTTTAGCGTATACGCTTTTACTGCCGGTGGTGTTAAGGGTATACGGCGCTTTTGGCGTAATAATATCATTCCGTCGGCAACGGCAGTAGGCACCTGTAGTAGTATTGCTACTATACCAGCCAACATGGATGCTGCAAAAAAGATAGGCATACCCGTCGTAATAGCAAATGTAACCATACCACTTGGTGCTACACTGCACAAGGATGGGTCGAGTATATCATCCATTATCAAAATGGCAGTGGTGTTTGCTTTGTTTGGTAAGAGCTTTAACGGCGTTGATACTATCTTGCTGGCCCTGGCTATGACGGTGTTAGTAAGCATGGTTGAAGGCGGAATACCTAACGGCGGTTATGTAGGCGAACTGCTGTTTATTGCTGCCTACGGCTTTCCGCCCGAAGCCTTACCGCCTGCCATGATTATCGGTACTCTGGTTGACCCCATGGCTACTTTACTTAACGCCACCGGCGACAATGTGGCCGCAATGATGATTGCCCGGTTTACCGAGGGCAAAGGCTGGATGATTAAAGATGATGAGCAGCCTGTTATATCGGCGTAA
- a CDS encoding DUF2795 domain-containing protein — protein MYWTLELASHLEDAPWPATKDELIDYAIRSGAPVEVIENLQALEDDGEPYENIEEIWPDYPTKDDFFFNEDEY, from the coding sequence ATGTACTGGACTCTTGAATTGGCTTCACATCTGGAAGATGCACCATGGCCTGCTACAAAAGATGAACTGATTGATTATGCTATTCGTTCGGGTGCACCTGTTGAGGTGATTGAGAATTTGCAAGCTTTAGAGGATGATGGTGAACCCTATGAGAACATAGAAGAAATCTGGCCTGATTACCCTACCAAAGACGATTTCTTTTTTAACGAAGACGAATATTAA
- a CDS encoding cob(I)yrinic acid a,c-diamide adenosyltransferase: MKIYTKTGDKGFTSLIGGTRVPKFHLRIESYGTIDELNSYIGLIADQEGVSAHDKQVLKQVQDRLFTAGASLAADHKKSKMVVPDLTLGDIELLEQEMDLMDGQLPTLKHFILPGGSNAISFCHLARCVCRRAERVVVHLAEESSVDENIVIYLNRLSDYLFMLARKTGYLHQIPENKWLPRT, translated from the coding sequence ATGAAAATATACACCAAAACGGGCGATAAAGGTTTTACCTCGTTAATAGGCGGCACTCGCGTACCTAAATTTCATCTGCGTATTGAAAGCTACGGTACCATAGATGAACTAAATTCTTATATTGGTTTAATTGCCGACCAGGAAGGTGTTTCGGCACATGACAAGCAGGTTTTAAAGCAGGTGCAAGACCGTTTATTTACTGCTGGTGCATCATTGGCAGCTGACCACAAAAAGTCTAAAATGGTGGTGCCTGATTTGACGCTGGGAGACATTGAGCTATTAGAGCAGGAAATGGATTTGATGGATGGACAGTTGCCAACTTTAAAACATTTTATCTTGCCGGGCGGAAGCAATGCGATATCTTTCTGTCATTTAGCACGTTGTGTATGCCGCCGGGCCGAGCGGGTAGTGGTGCATTTGGCGGAAGAGAGCAGTGTAGATGAGAACATTGTAATTTATTTAAACCGTTTAAGCGACTATCTTTTTATGCTGGCACGAAAAACAGGTTATTTACATCAAATACCTGAAAACAAATGGCTTCCCCGCACGTAA
- a CDS encoding lmo0937 family membrane protein: MRSILYLVAVIFVILWVVGFLFHGLGTFGDGGIIHVLLVIAIIALILGVIRRA, translated from the coding sequence ATGAGAAGCATTTTGTATTTAGTCGCAGTAATATTTGTTATCCTATGGGTTGTTGGATTCTTATTCCACGGTTTAGGCACATTTGGTGATGGAGGTATTATCCACGTTTTGTTGGTAATTGCAATCATCGCACTGATATTAGGCGTTATCCGTAGGGCGTAA
- a CDS encoding MBL fold metallo-hydrolase, producing MEAATLNISTLNEDKDYFEVAPGVWGMKIIFVNIFMVSTGNANEWVLVDAGLKGFAGKIEEMATDLFGKNNPPAAIILTHGHFDHIGAIKQLLQIWQVPVYAHPLELPYLTGLSAYPPPDPTVGGGLMSLMSVLYPKKPIDLGKQIHAMPDNGSVPFLSDWIFIFTPGHAPGHISLWRKRDKLLIAGDAFVTTQQESAFSVATQKRVVSGPPKYFTPDWIESATSVKKLRDLHPAIAATGHGKPMYGHELTEGLNNLVQNFEELAIPHQGRYVKEPAKANKRGVQYVPPEPFNPLMAASVAGILALGIYALVKKAKK from the coding sequence ATGGAGGCAGCAACATTAAACATCAGTACACTTAATGAAGATAAAGACTACTTTGAAGTAGCGCCCGGCGTTTGGGGCATGAAAATCATTTTTGTTAACATCTTTATGGTTTCGACTGGCAACGCCAATGAATGGGTGCTGGTGGATGCCGGCCTTAAAGGCTTTGCCGGTAAGATTGAAGAAATGGCCACTGACTTATTCGGCAAAAACAACCCGCCGGCGGCTATTATATTAACGCATGGGCATTTTGACCATATTGGTGCCATTAAACAACTGTTACAAATTTGGCAGGTGCCCGTTTATGCACACCCATTAGAATTGCCATACCTTACCGGATTATCCGCCTATCCACCACCAGACCCTACCGTAGGCGGTGGTTTGATGAGTTTAATGTCGGTTTTATACCCTAAAAAGCCGATTGATTTGGGTAAGCAAATACACGCTATGCCCGATAATGGAAGTGTTCCGTTTTTGTCCGATTGGATATTTATATTTACACCGGGCCATGCTCCTGGCCATATCAGCTTATGGCGAAAACGCGACAAATTACTTATTGCCGGCGACGCGTTTGTGACTACCCAACAAGAGTCAGCGTTTTCGGTAGCTACGCAAAAGCGAGTTGTATCAGGTCCGCCAAAGTATTTTACGCCCGACTGGATTGAATCTGCAACGTCAGTCAAAAAACTTCGAGATTTGCATCCGGCTATTGCTGCTACGGGACACGGTAAACCCATGTATGGGCATGAGCTTACTGAAGGTTTGAACAATTTGGTTCAAAATTTTGAAGAATTAGCTATACCTCACCAGGGCCGCTACGTTAAAGAACCGGCTAAAGCTAATAAACGCGGTGTGCAATATGTGCCTCCCGAACCGTTTAATCCTTTAATGGCTGCGTCGGTGGCTGGTATACTGGCACTGGGTATATATGCGCTGGTTAAAAAAGCTAAAAAGTAA
- a CDS encoding DUF72 domain-containing protein has product MNWHIGCSGFYYRHWKGLFYPEDMPQRMWFDYYCQHFSTLELNGSFNSFPKIRSLKNWYLSNPMEFNFAVKAHRTITHFRQFQNTKDIVNDFYQVVSDGLQEKLGAVLFQMPPKFTYSLARLDSILNNLNPLFNNVVEFRHISWWQPDVYTELAKHNISFCGMSHPALPADIVANTPTLYYRLHGNQQFYHSAYTEKELAEFANKALDTRAQKAYIYFNNDIGASAVYNATDLIRLASSMQISNKSITPI; this is encoded by the coding sequence ATGAATTGGCACATCGGCTGCTCAGGTTTTTACTACCGGCACTGGAAAGGATTATTTTACCCCGAGGATATGCCTCAGCGTATGTGGTTTGATTACTATTGCCAGCATTTTAGCACGCTGGAGTTAAATGGATCCTTCAATAGCTTTCCTAAAATCAGGTCGCTGAAAAACTGGTACCTGAGCAACCCTATGGAATTTAACTTTGCTGTAAAAGCTCACCGGACAATTACCCACTTCAGGCAATTTCAGAATACCAAAGACATTGTCAATGATTTTTACCAGGTGGTAAGCGATGGCTTACAAGAAAAGTTAGGCGCTGTACTGTTTCAGATGCCGCCGAAATTCACTTACAGTTTAGCACGATTGGATAGCATACTTAACAATCTCAATCCGCTGTTTAATAATGTTGTAGAATTTAGACATATCAGTTGGTGGCAGCCTGATGTATATACCGAATTGGCTAAGCATAACATTAGCTTTTGCGGCATGAGTCATCCTGCGTTACCTGCAGATATTGTGGCTAATACCCCAACACTGTATTATAGGCTGCACGGTAACCAGCAGTTCTACCACTCTGCCTACACAGAAAAGGAGTTAGCTGAGTTTGCCAATAAGGCACTGGACACTCGTGCGCAAAAAGCTTACATTTATTTCAATAACGACATTGGCGCTTCAGCCGTTTATAATGCAACAGATTTAATTAGGCTTGCATCATCAATGCAAATTAGCAATAAATCAATTACGCCGATATAA
- a CDS encoding chloramphenicol acetyltransferase has product MKQKLDLEHWPRRQHFEFFRQFEEPYFGVTVTADCTLAYEHAKAYGVSLFIYYLYQSLTAANEIEPFKYRIEGDDLFMYDTVNAAPTINRPDGTFGFGYFNYSSSFETFLNGAEEEIERIQSTTDLMPATSGQNIIQYSALPWLNFTSLSHARMFRYLDSAPKISFGQITEQEGLKLMPVSIHVHHALMDGLHVGQYVQRFQDLLNIGV; this is encoded by the coding sequence ATGAAACAAAAACTGGATTTAGAGCACTGGCCACGCAGGCAGCATTTCGAATTTTTTAGGCAGTTTGAAGAACCTTATTTTGGAGTAACCGTTACAGCCGACTGTACGCTAGCCTACGAGCATGCAAAAGCATACGGTGTTTCGTTATTTATTTACTATTTGTACCAATCTTTAACGGCGGCCAACGAAATTGAGCCGTTTAAGTACCGTATTGAAGGTGATGATTTATTTATGTACGATACGGTAAACGCTGCACCTACCATCAACCGCCCCGACGGTACATTTGGCTTTGGTTATTTTAACTATAGCTCATCGTTCGAAACCTTTTTAAACGGAGCCGAAGAAGAAATTGAACGTATACAAAGCACCACCGATTTAATGCCGGCCACTTCCGGACAGAATATCATTCAGTACTCAGCGCTGCCCTGGTTAAATTTCACATCGCTCTCTCACGCCCGTATGTTCAGGTATTTGGACAGTGCGCCTAAAATAAGCTTCGGACAAATTACCGAACAAGAAGGCCTTAAGCTGATGCCAGTATCCATACACGTACATCATGCATTAATGGATGGCTTACACGTAGGTCAGTACGTACAGCGGTTTCAAGACTTACTAAACATAGGAGTTTGA
- a CDS encoding HAD family hydrolase, with product MNVKVIAFDADDTLWVNEPYFRQTEEKFYTLFSEFLSPHDIERELMKTEIGNLGLYGYGIKGFTLSMIETALKITDGKIKTAAIDRILTLGKELLNEPIELLDGVEQILQTLQAHYRLVVATKGDLLDQERKLKKSNLTQYFHHVEIMSEKDEASYHKLVKHLDIQPEELLMIGNSLKSDILPVLQIGGHAIHVPYHITWVHEMIDSHIEHENFKSVNNISEILQYLPL from the coding sequence ATGAACGTAAAAGTAATTGCGTTTGATGCCGACGATACCCTTTGGGTAAACGAACCATATTTCAGGCAAACTGAAGAAAAATTCTACACACTGTTTAGTGAATTTTTGTCGCCGCATGATATTGAACGCGAACTGATGAAAACCGAGATAGGTAACCTTGGGCTTTATGGCTATGGTATAAAGGGGTTTACGCTGTCGATGATTGAAACTGCGTTGAAGATCACCGACGGAAAAATTAAGACAGCAGCTATCGACCGAATCCTGACATTAGGCAAAGAGTTATTAAATGAACCCATAGAGTTACTGGATGGCGTTGAACAGATTTTACAAACGCTGCAAGCACACTACCGCCTGGTGGTAGCCACCAAAGGCGACCTGCTTGACCAGGAGCGCAAACTCAAAAAGTCTAACCTAACGCAGTATTTTCATCATGTAGAGATTATGTCTGAAAAAGACGAAGCCAGCTACCATAAACTGGTTAAGCATCTGGATATACAGCCCGAAGAACTGCTGATGATAGGCAACTCTTTAAAATCGGATATTTTACCCGTACTGCAAATTGGAGGGCATGCTATACACGTACCCTATCACATTACCTGGGTGCACGAGATGATTGACAGCCACATAGAACACGAGAACTTTAAAAGCGTGAACAACATTAGCGAAATTTTGCAATACTTGCCGCTATGA
- a CDS encoding DUF4920 domain-containing protein has protein sequence MKKLLITLAISGITIAGYAQQSAIKAAAPGVTYGKAITKDKAITLASLNQHLTKDTVYQGKITGEVLEVCKKKGCFMKLSQANGDPVMVRFTDYAYFMPQNIVGKKVVVEGTAKVSETSVDRLRHYAADAGKSSKEIAKINKPKKDIQIMADGVLVTE, from the coding sequence ATGAAGAAATTATTGATTACCCTTGCCATAAGCGGTATTACCATAGCCGGGTATGCCCAGCAAAGTGCTATTAAAGCGGCTGCACCTGGTGTAACTTATGGCAAGGCCATCACCAAAGATAAAGCAATTACTTTGGCCTCTTTGAATCAGCACCTTACTAAAGACACTGTTTACCAGGGTAAAATTACCGGTGAGGTACTTGAAGTGTGCAAAAAGAAAGGTTGTTTTATGAAGCTATCGCAAGCCAACGGCGACCCCGTTATGGTGCGCTTTACAGACTATGCTTATTTTATGCCACAAAACATTGTAGGTAAAAAAGTAGTGGTTGAAGGCACCGCTAAAGTAAGCGAAACCAGCGTTGACCGCCTGCGCCATTATGCTGCGGATGCTGGCAAAAGCAGTAAAGAAATTGCTAAAATAAACAAGCCTAAAAAAGATATACAGATTATGGCTGACGGCGTACTGGTGACCGAGTAA